Proteins from one Syngnathus scovelli strain Florida chromosome 17, RoL_Ssco_1.2, whole genome shotgun sequence genomic window:
- the LOC125984794 gene encoding NAD-dependent protein deacylase sirtuin-5, mitochondrial isoform X2 translates to MLLPRRAIVSLGLRLYCSHATSGPLAEKTSSSSDMSEFRKVFSKAQHIAIITGAGVSAESGVPTFRGEHEKWRKWQSQDLASPEAFSRYPSRVWEFYHHRREVALSKKPNAAHLAIAECEARLKKEGRQVVVITQCIDDLHQQAGSKHVLRIHGSLTETRCVSCGDVDVNKRSPICAALKNKGSPDPNVPDANIPVDKLPRCSESDCNGLLRPNVVFFGETLDSHLLTKVEKELEICDLCLVVGTSSIVYPAAMFGPQVASRGVPVAEFNLRATPKSEYFTYHFQGPCGTTLPAALAPHESEGV, encoded by the exons ATGCTGCTTCCGCGTCGAGCTATTGTGTCACTCGGCCTCCGCTTGTATTGCAGTCATGCGACCAGCGGACCTTTGGCGGAAAAGACGAGCTCCAGCTCAG ACATGTCTGAATTCCGAAAGGTCTTTTCTAAAGCCCAGCACATAGCCATCATCACCGGGGCCGGTGTAAGCGCTGAGAGCGGGGTCCCAACATTCCGGGGTGAACATGAGAAATGGAGGAAATGGCAGTCCCAA GACCTGGCTTCACCGGAGGCCTTCTCTCGCTACCCATCACGTGTCTGGGAGTTCTACCATCACAGGCGAGAGGTGGCGTTGAGCAAGAAGCCCAACGCTGCGCACCTGGCCATAGCGGAGTGCGAGGCCCGGCTGAAAAAGGAGGGCCGTCAAGTGGTGGTCATCACGCAGTGCATCGACGACCTGCACCAGCAGGCAGGCTCCAAACACGTGCTTAGGATTCACG GCAGCCTGACAGAGACGCGCTGCGTGAGTTGCGGCGATGTGGACGTCAACAAGCGCAGCCCGATATGTGCGGCCCTCAAGAACAAGGG TTCACCTGACCCAAATGTGCCTGATGCTAACATTCCAGTGGATAAACTGCCAAG GTGTTCCGAAAGCGATTGCAACGGTCTGCTGAGGCCCAACGTCGTGTTTTTCGGAGAGACGTTGGACTCTCACCTCCTGACCAAGGTGGAAAAAGAACTGGAAATCTGTGATCTTTGTCTGGTG GTGGGTACATCGTCAATCGTTTACCCGGCGGCCATGTTCGGCCCCCAGGTGGCGTCCAGGGGCGTCCCCGTGGCGGAATTTAACCTACGAGCAACACCAAAGTCCGAGTACTTCAC GTACCACTTCCAGGGTCCGTGTGGAACGACACTGCCAGCAGCTTTGGCGCCACACGAGTCCGAGGGGGTCTAA
- the LOC125984794 gene encoding NAD-dependent protein deacylase sirtuin-5, mitochondrial isoform X1 codes for MTMLLPRRAIVSLGLRLYCSHATSGPLAEKTSSSSDMSEFRKVFSKAQHIAIITGAGVSAESGVPTFRGEHEKWRKWQSQDLASPEAFSRYPSRVWEFYHHRREVALSKKPNAAHLAIAECEARLKKEGRQVVVITQCIDDLHQQAGSKHVLRIHGSLTETRCVSCGDVDVNKRSPICAALKNKGSPDPNVPDANIPVDKLPRCSESDCNGLLRPNVVFFGETLDSHLLTKVEKELEICDLCLVVGTSSIVYPAAMFGPQVASRGVPVAEFNLRATPKSEYFTYHFQGPCGTTLPAALAPHESEGV; via the exons A TGACAATGCTGCTTCCGCGTCGAGCTATTGTGTCACTCGGCCTCCGCTTGTATTGCAGTCATGCGACCAGCGGACCTTTGGCGGAAAAGACGAGCTCCAGCTCAG ACATGTCTGAATTCCGAAAGGTCTTTTCTAAAGCCCAGCACATAGCCATCATCACCGGGGCCGGTGTAAGCGCTGAGAGCGGGGTCCCAACATTCCGGGGTGAACATGAGAAATGGAGGAAATGGCAGTCCCAA GACCTGGCTTCACCGGAGGCCTTCTCTCGCTACCCATCACGTGTCTGGGAGTTCTACCATCACAGGCGAGAGGTGGCGTTGAGCAAGAAGCCCAACGCTGCGCACCTGGCCATAGCGGAGTGCGAGGCCCGGCTGAAAAAGGAGGGCCGTCAAGTGGTGGTCATCACGCAGTGCATCGACGACCTGCACCAGCAGGCAGGCTCCAAACACGTGCTTAGGATTCACG GCAGCCTGACAGAGACGCGCTGCGTGAGTTGCGGCGATGTGGACGTCAACAAGCGCAGCCCGATATGTGCGGCCCTCAAGAACAAGGG TTCACCTGACCCAAATGTGCCTGATGCTAACATTCCAGTGGATAAACTGCCAAG GTGTTCCGAAAGCGATTGCAACGGTCTGCTGAGGCCCAACGTCGTGTTTTTCGGAGAGACGTTGGACTCTCACCTCCTGACCAAGGTGGAAAAAGAACTGGAAATCTGTGATCTTTGTCTGGTG GTGGGTACATCGTCAATCGTTTACCCGGCGGCCATGTTCGGCCCCCAGGTGGCGTCCAGGGGCGTCCCCGTGGCGGAATTTAACCTACGAGCAACACCAAAGTCCGAGTACTTCAC GTACCACTTCCAGGGTCCGTGTGGAACGACACTGCCAGCAGCTTTGGCGCCACACGAGTCCGAGGGGGTCTAA